ATGAAGCAAAGAATTATAGTTTCTAACTGATACGAGGTAGAAGCCATAGTGCATGATAGAACGTTGTGATCTACTCCCAACGTATATCCTGCATGTCTGTGCTACTGGTTTTGAGTGGAGGTTACCAGCTTTCTAGTTTTCTCCCCACAACGTCAGCCAGTTCTTTCTTGGACATTGGATCGACTTCGACGAGCTCATCCATATGAGTGTAGAAGATATACGTGGAGACCTCCGAGCTATCGAACACCTCGTTCAGGACGTTGTAGTAGGCGCTTAGCTGTTTTCTGTACTCACTTTCTGCCTCACGGCTACGGTCGGTCTTGTAGTCGATAATATCTACACTGCTCTCCTCTTCACTAACATGTATAAGATCGACCACTCCCTCCAGAGTTACCTGCCTGTGATCGTCACCGATATCAAGCGGTAGAAACGCTGTCTCTTCTACAATCAGTCCTCCTTCAAGGGAGTCGATAAGCCGTCGTACGTTCTCCTCGTCGGGATTTTCCGGCTTTACATCCTCACCAAGAGCGTAATCCTCCGCGAACTCGTGGACCTTGCTCCCGTATTCGGTCCCTTCTCCATCTACGGAGGTTTCAACCCTTTCCATGATCGAATGAAGTGACATCTTCATGTACGACCGCTCCGGTATCTCCTCGATGTCGAGAACCTCTCTCTCGGATTCGGTGTGTCTGGACTCGCGTATATCTGGGGAGAGCTCCTTCGGCTCTGTTTCGGTTTCGAGTTCTCGGAAGAACCGGCTTGAGTTCTCCGAGTCGGCGCTGAAGAACAGATATCTCTTGGCACGCGTCATGGCGACGTACATTAGACGGCGCTCCTCATCGTAGTCGTTGCCGAGACATTTATTGATGATCTCCGTCCTCCAGTTATCGTAGAGGTAGGCAGGAGTATCAGGTCCATCGCTGTACAGCTTCTTCTGTCTGATCCCCATGGGGTCCTCATAGGTTATGTTCGAGGAGTTACTTACACGGGATGGGAAGCGGTTGTTGTTGATGTCGGCGATGAACACTATCGGATACTCCAGCCCTTTCGCGGCGTGGATAGTCTGTACGGTTACAGCGTTTTCGTCAAGGCTGTTGTCGACCTCGTAGGTTTCTCCCTCACGTATGCTCGCGGTTATGAAATCAACGAGCTCCCCTGTGTTCATGTAGGTGTTGTTGAAGGTGGACTGGAGGACGTTGATGATACCGTCGGAGAAACCATCACATATACCGTACCGGCTGAAGACCTTTCTGGCTACCGCGGAGGGGTCGCGTAGTTGATCAAGTTCTTGCCTGAACTCGATCATTGCGCTGGGATACTCCCCTTTTTCGAGGATATGATTTACCTCGTCAAGAGTGTAGCCGGCGTTCTCAAGTATTACCGACCACCCTCTCTCCGAGCTTCTGTCGTGAAGCACTCTCAGCCACGCGAGAAGTATTATTCCGGGGTTGGTTCTGAAAAGCTGTATCGGACCCTCGTACGATACGGGTATGTCGTGGTTACGGGCTTTTCTGTAGAGCTTTCTCCCGAACTCCCGCGTTCTTGTAAGCACTGCTATGTCTCCGTACTCGGGGGTCCGTTCAACAGTTTCACCGTCCTCTTCGAACTCAAGGAGATAGTCGTCGTTATCCACTATCTCCTGTATCTTGGTCAGCACGGATTCTTTCTCGCTGCTACTGGTGAAGGACTCGATGCTCGTGTGTTCGCTGTCGTTCTTTGCGTTGAGTTCAGTGAAGTCACTCAGCACGTCCTCCTCTATCCTCTCGCGTTTTGATCCTCTGAGAGTCAATGACTGCTTCGAGAAGTCGAGTATCTCCTGGCTCGAACGGTAATTTTCTATGAGGCTTATCGTGTTGACGCTGTCGACAGGATAATCCACACGCTGATAATCCTCGTTTAACTCGTCTCTGTATCTTCTCAGGCGATCCTCGAACCGCGTTATGTTCTCCACAGACGCGTACTGAAAGCTGAATATGCTCTGCTTCCAGTCGCCGACCACGCAGAGGTTGTCCTTCTGAGACAGAAGCAACGCGAGCTTGAACTGTATCTCGCTGGTGTCCTGAAACTCGTCTATCATAACGTAGCTGTATCTCAACTCGTCCCTGAGGCTGTGATCCTCGCAAAGGAGGGCGTAGGCGAAGATCTGCAGAAAGCTGTAGTTGAGGTAGTTGCGGTCGAGAGCGTATTCGATGTAGGAGAGATATATGTCGTGTACAAAGTCCTTGAGTTCGTCGCGGTCGTCGTAAAATGCCTCACCCGCGTAGGATTTGCTGATCTGCTTATCGGGTCCGGATTCACGTATCTCTCCCTTCTCGGGAGCATCGGGGAGAAAGTTCTTTTTGTCGTACCCATTAAGCTTCTTTCTAAGGAGGGACTGTGAGTTACCGTCGTTTCGGGGCTTGTTCGCCTCGTCGAAGAGCTCCCTGAACTCGTCAAAGTTACCGTCGAGATATTCTTCTGAGTTTCTGTACCATCCCGAGTCGGTAGGTATTATGCCCTTCGAAGCGAGCGATTTTATCAGACCCAGAACTTCTCCCGGGTTGCTCACCACACGGTGGTAGTCCTCGTACTCGGGATTCTCGTCGATGTACCTGTGGTAGAACCTCCTGAACTCCTGTCCCTCGATCAACTCGTTCTCTATCACGCGGGTAGAGGGCGAAAGCGAGTTATCGATGCCGAGAAGGCGCGGGGAGTCGAAGCCGTGTCTCTGAAGGATGCGGTTGCAGAGGCTGTGAAACGTGGAGATGGGTGCCTCACGTAAAGAGGGAGCATCGTACTCACATCTTCTTATGATGCGTTCTTTCATCTCATCGGCAGCGTTGTTGGTGAAAGTCAGGAGAAGAAGGTCGTCGGGCTCTACTGGTTTTGATTCAAGTATGTTCGCGTATCGCCTTGTGACAGCGAAAGTCTTGCCCGTGCCTGCACCTGCGTCTACGACATGTATGCCTTCGGTGCTTTCTATCAGCTTCTCCTGTTGATCGTTCGGATCAATCATCCTCTATCACCAGATCCATGAACTCTCTATCGAGGTCCTCACGATCTATGTCGCCAACAGGGAAGCGCGTCCTCCGGTATCTGTTGACCTCGTCTATCTTCTCGTTCACGAACTCCTCATGGCGGTCGACGTCGTCCTCAAAGAAACAGTTCTTGTGGTAGGTCACCAGCTTCTTTAGTATCGATTTTACCGCGCTCTCCAGCTGGTTCTCGGTCAGGTCCTTGCCCCTGCCTATTTCGAGGTAGGTATGGCACTCGCGAACGAGTTCGTCAAATAGCTCCTCCTGTATCATATCTTTGTCGTAGAGAGCCTCGTTCGACACGCTGAGGTCCAAGAAAACCTCCCTGTAGTTTTCGTATCCGAGTGGGTCGAGTAGTCTCTTTCTCGTTTTTGCTCTGTAGAGGTAGTCGAAGGTTTCTCTCTCGGGGATATGCTCTCTGAAGGTCCGCGGGTAGTAATCGATTGTCAGCAGGCTGTCGTAGGGGTCCCTGTTGCCGTCAAAATCGTCCTCGACGTTATCGAGTGGATAGAAGAAACTGAAATAGAGATCGGAGTTAGGGATCACCTCGCGGTGGTGCATGAGATAATGTATCGACTGAAAGTTGGGGTCGGTATCATCGTCATCCAGAAGATCGACCTTCGCCTTCTTCACCAGCGAGGACCTGTACACGTTGCTCATACTCCCTGTCTTGTAATCGATGATGTGGTCGTCCGACCCCAGAAGGTCCACGCGTCCCTTCGCGCCGATGTCGGGATTGTCGAAGGTTACCTCGGTTATCTTCGACTCCAGCGGGAGATTGTAGTGCTGGCTGAACGTGTTGGTGCTGTCCTCCTTCTCGTATCCTTCGATATCGAACTCCTCAACCTCCTCGCTGTCTATTAACTCGATTATGTTCTTTATGCCTATCCTGAAATCGGTTTCGTAGATATCGAGTTCGAGAGGATCGACATAGGGAGAGATGGAGTCAAGCATGATTTCTACGAAATCGTCTGCACCTCGATCAAGTACAAAATCGGGGTGGTTGACGTAGAACTCCGCGAAGTCATGGAGGAGTTCTCCGCGCTCGAAGTAATACGTCCTCGGTATATCAAGCACACGCGAGAAGAAGTACTGACGCGGGCAGCTTACCAGTTTCTTGAGGCTTGACTGGCTGAGAGTCTGTATCTCTTTTGGGGGTAATTCGTATTCGTTGTCGGTTGGAGGATCGAATCCCTCACCCTCCGATGGCAGAGGGTTTCTGTACTTGGCGTGGTTATCGAAGTCAATGAATCGTTCTGCGTCGTTCGAAAGAAGCTCGTAGAAGTAGAAACAGGGAGTCACCTTCTGGTTCTTGATCGTATCCTGGACCAAGAAATACGTGTTCTGCCCGTTCTGGAGAAGAATCTGAAAATCCTTGAGAAACCTTTCCTCGTGTTTCTCGCGGTCGGTCCAGGGCTTATAGGGTATATCGTGCGTCCATGAGGCATCGAGTCCGACGTGAAAGACGAACGGTCGGTCCACATATGCGGCTGCGAGCGAGGAGGCGAACAGAACGCCGTAGTTGCCTTCTTCCTCGGGGATATCGAACGTGTCGAGATAGTACTCAAGTCCGTTGACGTTTTCTTCTGTGACACGGCTGTCGAGTATGCCGAGTTCTTCGAGGTTTTCGCGTAGTTCGTCCTCGAACTTGGACCGCGATAGGTCCTCAAGCTCGGACACAGCCTCGTCGAACGTCAGATCATCTAACTTCTCGGCGAACTCTTTGAAGCCGTCGAGTTCGTCTATCTCATGCAAGAGTTTCTCGTTATGGGTTACCCGGATGTCTTTGTCTATTTCGGGGAGTATGGGACGGAGGTCGCTGACTCGGAGGCGGCTGCCCGAGAGCGCGGTTCTGAGTATCTTTAAGAATGTCCGCAGGTCTTCGTTATCCGAGAACTCCTCGGTGTACATGTAGGGGATGTCATCGGCCTGTAGCGCCGACTCAGCGAGAGGACGGTACTGGCTGTCGGGATTCATAACCACGGCGGCTTCGTGGGCGTTCTGTGGTGATACGTTGTCACGGATAGCCTGAATCAGGCTCGTTGCCGAGTTGAACACCTTGAACTCGGGGAGCTCGTGCTCCTCGTCCTTCAGAGGGTCGATGACGTCGTAGTTCTCGGGCAGAACCTTTCTGTCGAGAGCGTTGAACTGGTGAAGTGCCACAACAGCTACGGAGAGGTCTTCGTCAACAGTGTACTCGTCCATCGCCCTGAAGATGTTCTCGGTGTTCTCTATGACGTTGATCACTTGGCGTGTAGCCCTGCTGTCGAACTCGGGGTATTCGAGTATGCGGTGCAGGTTGCCCGTCTCCTGCCAGCAGTCGATTATGTTGTCGAGGAGGTATACCGACTGCTTCCACGTCAGGTCGGTTCTGTGTATAACCTCTATGAACAGCTGGCGTCTGTCGATCAGATCCTGGTTCTGTCTCTGGCTGTAGACAAGTCGTCTTGGAGTTATCGCGAAGTTGCCGAGAACGGGGGATTCAAGACGCGTGTTTATGGCGTCCGAGAGAGGAGCATCGACGGTGAGAACGAGGTCATAATTCTTTACCTCGTCGTATATCTCCTCTACCGTCTTTGCCTTCTGAATGGTCACGTTTTCACATCGATAATTTCGAACTTAAATCAAACGGTGGTCTGGGGGATCCTATTCATATATAACTACTGTGAACATTTTAGCAAGCTGAAGCATCGTTTGGACTCTGGTTCTCTATCACTAGACTAGATTCTATCATCAGAGTCCCCGTATTATCATATCCTTTTTCTCACGGGCAAGGATTTTTGTTTCTCCAGAATGAGTTCTATCAAGAGTTATCCATGGCTACCGAAGAACCTTCTTCTATCGAGATTGAGGATGACAGAGTCACTATCCGTGAAACTGAAATAGCTGACTCAACAGTAGTGGATTACCTAAAAGAGTTCGAGTCAGAACAAGAGCGAATGGAGGCTTTTGAGCGTGCTCTCAGAATTGGAGTTACCACGATAGACCTCGCTGAAACTTCTGAGCAGGAGGAGTACGTTGAGCGTAAATTCACCGAGATGCAGCAGGAGTTTGAGCAAGAGATTAGGCGTATCGAAGAAGAAGTTGAGGAGAAGTTCGGCGAAGACGGACGTGTCCCGAGAATATTTGAGGATCACCTTGGTCAGGATGGTCATCTCCGACAGCATATTGAGGATGCGTTCGCGGAGGATGGCCCGTTCAAGGAGCGTCTTGATGAGGAGCTAGGGGAGAACGGTGAACGTATACAGAATGCCCTCGACCCAGACACCGAAGGGACACCGACGTACAGACTCAAGCAAGCTCTACAGGATCAAATTCGGTCTTTACGCGACAAGATCGAAGAAGAAGAGACTGCTGAGGAGCTTCGACGAAAGACCACGCTGAAAGGCGATGATTTCGAAGAGACAGTCGGAAATATTCTCTCTGACCTCGTCTACGGCACTAATGACGAAGTCGAGCATACGGGCGAAAAAGTTGGTGAGATAGGGGGTCGTAAGGTCGGTGACTTCGTTGTCACTCTTAATGATACAGGACAGCGAATAGTGGTTGAGGCGAAGAGCGACAGCGGATACTCTCAGCCAGATATTAAGGAGGAGCTTGAGGATGCTATCGAAAACAGGGA
The nucleotide sequence above comes from Candidatus Afararchaeum irisae. Encoded proteins:
- a CDS encoding ATP-dependent DNA helicase, with translation MIDPNDQQEKLIESTEGIHVVDAGAGTGKTFAVTRRYANILESKPVEPDDLLLLTFTNNAADEMKERIIRRCEYDAPSLREAPISTFHSLCNRILQRHGFDSPRLLGIDNSLSPSTRVIENELIEGQEFRRFYHRYIDENPEYEDYHRVVSNPGEVLGLIKSLASKGIIPTDSGWYRNSEEYLDGNFDEFRELFDEANKPRNDGNSQSLLRKKLNGYDKKNFLPDAPEKGEIRESGPDKQISKSYAGEAFYDDRDELKDFVHDIYLSYIEYALDRNYLNYSFLQIFAYALLCEDHSLRDELRYSYVMIDEFQDTSEIQFKLALLLSQKDNLCVVGDWKQSIFSFQYASVENITRFEDRLRRYRDELNEDYQRVDYPVDSVNTISLIENYRSSQEILDFSKQSLTLRGSKRERIEEDVLSDFTELNAKNDSEHTSIESFTSSSEKESVLTKIQEIVDNDDYLLEFEEDGETVERTPEYGDIAVLTRTREFGRKLYRKARNHDIPVSYEGPIQLFRTNPGIILLAWLRVLHDRSSERGWSVILENAGYTLDEVNHILEKGEYPSAMIEFRQELDQLRDPSAVARKVFSRYGICDGFSDGIINVLQSTFNNTYMNTGELVDFITASIREGETYEVDNSLDENAVTVQTIHAAKGLEYPIVFIADINNNRFPSRVSNSSNITYEDPMGIRQKKLYSDGPDTPAYLYDNWRTEIINKCLGNDYDEERRLMYVAMTRAKRYLFFSADSENSSRFFRELETETEPKELSPDIRESRHTESEREVLDIEEIPERSYMKMSLHSIMERVETSVDGEGTEYGSKVHEFAEDYALGEDVKPENPDEENVRRLIDSLEGGLIVEETAFLPLDIGDDHRQVTLEGVVDLIHVSEEESSVDIIDYKTDRSREAESEYRKQLSAYYNVLNEVFDSSEVSTYIFYTHMDELVEVDPMSKKELADVVGRKLESW
- a CDS encoding PD-(D/E)XK nuclease family protein — translated: MTIQKAKTVEEIYDEVKNYDLVLTVDAPLSDAINTRLESPVLGNFAITPRRLVYSQRQNQDLIDRRQLFIEVIHRTDLTWKQSVYLLDNIIDCWQETGNLHRILEYPEFDSRATRQVINVIENTENIFRAMDEYTVDEDLSVAVVALHQFNALDRKVLPENYDVIDPLKDEEHELPEFKVFNSATSLIQAIRDNVSPQNAHEAAVVMNPDSQYRPLAESALQADDIPYMYTEEFSDNEDLRTFLKILRTALSGSRLRVSDLRPILPEIDKDIRVTHNEKLLHEIDELDGFKEFAEKLDDLTFDEAVSELEDLSRSKFEDELRENLEELGILDSRVTEENVNGLEYYLDTFDIPEEEGNYGVLFASSLAAAYVDRPFVFHVGLDASWTHDIPYKPWTDREKHEERFLKDFQILLQNGQNTYFLVQDTIKNQKVTPCFYFYELLSNDAERFIDFDNHAKYRNPLPSEGEGFDPPTDNEYELPPKEIQTLSQSSLKKLVSCPRQYFFSRVLDIPRTYYFERGELLHDFAEFYVNHPDFVLDRGADDFVEIMLDSISPYVDPLELDIYETDFRIGIKNIIELIDSEEVEEFDIEGYEKEDSTNTFSQHYNLPLESKITEVTFDNPDIGAKGRVDLLGSDDHIIDYKTGSMSNVYRSSLVKKAKVDLLDDDDTDPNFQSIHYLMHHREVIPNSDLYFSFFYPLDNVEDDFDGNRDPYDSLLTIDYYPRTFREHIPERETFDYLYRAKTRKRLLDPLGYENYREVFLDLSVSNEALYDKDMIQEELFDELVRECHTYLEIGRGKDLTENQLESAVKSILKKLVTYHKNCFFEDDVDRHEEFVNEKIDEVNRYRRTRFPVGDIDREDLDREFMDLVIEDD